One region of Oryza glaberrima chromosome 7, OglaRS2, whole genome shotgun sequence genomic DNA includes:
- the LOC127778885 gene encoding SPX domain-containing protein 6 produces the protein MKFGKLLKRQIEQSLPEWRDKFVSYKELKRIVASISGSPADEAAFVAALAADIDKIDSFFLEQEEEFVIRHRELQEAIKKAAEAAAEVAGIRREIVDFHGEMVLLLSYSSINYIGVGKILKKHDKRTGGALAAPVAEAVRERRHFFKTETVSRMVRECEAMMAEAAVLPAEAAPEALAAAAEHGIFRNTVAALLTMEDVRRGSSTHGRHSLPPLTLPDSDWLRSFQPPSPIPIQ, from the exons ATGAAGTTTGGGAAGCTGCTCAAGAGGCAGATCGAGCAGAGCCTCCCGGAGTGGAGGGACAAGTTCGTGAGCTACAAGGAGCTGAAGCGCATCGTCGCCTCCATCTCCGGCTCGCCGGCCGACGAggccgccttcgtcgccgccctcgccgccgacatcgACAAGATCGACTCCTTCTTCctcgagcaggaggaggagttcGTCATCCGCCACAGG GAGTTGCAGGAGGCGATCAagaaggcggcggaggcggcggcggaggtggccggaATCCGGCGGGAGATCGTGGACTTCCACGGCGAGATGGTGCTGCTGCTGAGCTACAGCAGCATCAACTACATCGGGGTGGGCAAGATCCTCAAGAAGCACGACAAGCGCACCGGCGGCGCgctggcggcgccggtggcggaggcggtgcgGGAGCGGCGGCACTTCTTCAAGACGGAGACGGTGTCGCGGATGGTGCGGGAGTGCGAGGCGatgatggcggaggcggcggtgctgccggcggaggcggcgcccgaggcgctcgccgcggcggcggagcacggGATATTCCGGAACACCGTGGCGGCGCTGCTCACCATGGAGGACGTGCGGCGCGGCAGCTCCACCCACGGGCGCcactcgctgccgccgctcacCCTGCCGGACTCCGACTGGCTCCGCTCCTTCCAGCCGCCGTCCCCCATCCCCATCCAATGA
- the LOC127779956 gene encoding pentatricopeptide repeat-containing protein At1g62720-like, protein MHRAVPGFLRRALITRNHPQASRFTSLACCLNNLDHQEPTQSTISGDYRRQCLLPLITLAVRTSNWDAARKISFRECERLYGLSQSIGLFALLIQSFLPRRVIEVRCLIQSIVDYCGNAGPELFELALMLVNNLGGSITLLQVYAALIRVFIELSMFEDALVTYIEAKKIGVELQLCNFLLKSLVKRNQFMYARSLFDDMKSTGPSPNVYSYSVLMSMYTHGDKPCLEEAFDLLCEMKIRGVKPTAATYGTYLYGLCRAKQIESAWDFLQVLRQRGYPCNSYCFNAVIHGFCNDNQVHKAMEVFDEMKKGAVVPDVHSYSILVDALCKQGALSLGSNLLDEMERNRVSPTLVIYSSLLHGLCKAGKVEEALELFERLKYQGFKHDQITYSIVLHGCCRHMDIEVAYGLWIDMVNHNFVPDVYNYTSLIYAFCRHRYLKEALGLFELMLDNKINPNIITCTILVDGFMKEGLISEAFLFLDEVRQFDIVPNLYTYKVIINGLFKGNESDDLWGFFGDMIKRGYIPDVVLYSIIIDGFVKALDLQEAFRLYHKMLDEGTMPNIFTYTSLINGLCHDDRLPEMTPLLKNMILGGLTPDRIMYTSLIACYCKRSNMKKAMEIFREMKNGGISPDTFVYTCLIGGYTKVRAMDFAELLMEEMETKGLTPTVVTYTDLIIGYLKTGDEKSAYRTYHNMIQRGIAPDAKLSCILDLGNDADVDNSPKEKDVS, encoded by the coding sequence ATGCACAGGGCAGTGCCAGGGTTCCTGCGTCGAGCCCTCATAACCAGAAACCACCCACAGGCGTCGCGATTTACTTCACTGGCTTGTTGCTTGAACAACCTGGATCATCAAGAGCCCACTCAGAGTACCATTTCTGGTGATTATAGACGTCAGTGCCTTCTTCCCTTGATCACACTAGCAGTGCGGACTTCAAACTGGGACGCCGCAAGAAAGATAAGCTTCAGGGAGTGTGAGAGGTTATATGGCCTTTCCCAGTCAATTGGGTTGTTTGCATTGCTTATACAGTCATTCTTGCCTCGGAGAGTCATAGAGGTCCGGTGCTTGATTCAGAGCATTGTCGATTACTGTGGAAATGCTGGTCCGGAGTTGTTTGAGTTGGCACTTATGCTGGTGAACAATTTGGGTGGATCGATAACATTGCTTCAAGTTTATGCTGCGCTCATACGGGTTTTTATAGAGTTGTCAATGTTTGAGGATGCTCTTGTCACCTACATCGAGGCCAAGAAGATTGGAGTTGAGCTTCAGCTTTGCAACTTCTTGCTGAAGTCCTTAGTCAAGAGGAATCAGTTCATGTATGCGAGGAGTTTGTTTGATGATATGAAGAGCACTGGTCCCTCACCAAATGTCTACTCTTATTCAGTTTTGATGAGTATGTATACACATGGTGATAAACCATGTTTGGAGGAAGCTTTTGATCttctttgtgaaatgaaaatCAGAGGCGTGAAGCCGACTGCGGCAACCTACGGAACCTACCTTTATGGACTTTGCCGTGCCAAACAAATCGAATCTGCATGGGACTTTCTTCAAGTGCTTCGGCAGAGAGGCTACCCTTGCAACAGCTATTGTTTTAATGCAGTGATTCATGGTTTCTGTAACGATAATCAGGTTCACAAAGCCATGGAGGTATTTGATGAGATGAAGAAAGGTGCGGTTGTCCCAGATGTCCATAGCTACAGCATATTAGTTGATGCGCTTTGCAAACAAGGTGCTCTATCATTAGGCTCTAATTTGCTTGATGAAATGGAAAGAAACAGAGTCAGTCCTACTCTTGTCATTTACAGTTCACTTCTGCATGGTCTTTGCAAAGCTGGAAAAGTTGAGGAGGCCCTTGAACTTTTCGAACGTCTCAAATATCAAGGTTTCAAGCATGACCAAATTACTTACAGCATTGTGCTTCATGGTTGTTGCCGACATATGGATATAGAGGTTGCCTATGGTCTTTGGATTGACATGGTTAACCATAATTTTGTTCCAGATGTTTACAATTACACTAGTCTTATATATGCATTTTGTAGACATAGATACCTTAAAGAAGCATTGGGGTTATTTGAACTAATGCTTGACAACAAGATAAACCCCAATATCATTACATGCACTATTCTAGTTGACGGCTTCATGAAAGAAGGGCTGATTAGTGAAGCCTTTCTTTTCTTGGATGAAGTACGCCAATTTGACATTGTCCCCAACCTTTACACATACAAAGTTATCATCAATGGCCTCTTCAAGGGTAACGAATCTGATGATTTGTGGGGATTCTTTGGGGACATGATAAAAAGGGGATATATTCCCGATGTTGTCCTATACAGTATTATTATTGATGGCTTTGTGAAAGCTTTGGATTTGCAGGAGGCTTTCAGGTTGTATCATAAAATGTTGGATGAGGGGACGATGCCAAATATCTTTACATATACTAGCCTCATAAATGGGTTGTGCCATGATGATAGACTCCCTGAAATGACGCCACTGTTAAAGAATATGATTTTGGGGGGGCTGACACCCGACAGAATTATGTACACTTCTCTCATTGCATGCTATTGTAAGCGTTCAAACATGAAAAAAGCTATGGAAATTTTCAGAGAGATGAAAAATGGGGGTATATCGCCAGATACTTTTGTTTATACATGTTTAATTGGTGGCTACACCAAAGTTCGTGCTATGGATTTTGCGGAGTTGTTGATGGAAGAAATGGAAACTAAAGGGCTTACACCTACCGTAGTAACTTATACAGATCTAATAATTGGATACTTAAAAACAGGAGATGAGAAAAGTGCCTATAGGACATATCATAATATGATTCAGAGAGGTATTGCACCAGATGCCAAGCTGAGCTGCATATTGGACCTTGGCAATGATGCAGATGTTGATAATTCTCCAAAAGAGAAGGATGTATCTTAG
- the LOC127779878 gene encoding protein TIFY 10b, which produces MAASARPVGVGGERATSFAMACSLLSRYVRQNGAAAAELGLGIRGEGEAPRAAPATMSLLPGEAERKKETMELFPQSAGFGQQDAIAADSAADAREQEPEKRQLTIFYGGKVLVFNDFPADKAKGLMQLASKGSPVAPQNAAAPAPAAVTDNTKAPMAVPAPVSSLPTAQADAQKPARANASDMPIARKASLHRFLEKRKDRLNAKTPYQASPSDATPVKKEPESQPWLGLGPNAVVKPIERGQ; this is translated from the exons ATGGCGGCTTCCGCGAggcccgtcggcgtcggcggggagAGGGCGACGAGCTTCGCCATGGCGTGCAGCCTGCTCAGCCGCTACGTCCGCcagaacggcgccgccgccgccgagctcggccTCGGCATCAGAG GTGAGGGTGAGGCtccgagggcggcgccggcgacgatgagCTTGCTGCCCGGGGAggcggagaggaagaaggagaccATGGAGCTCTTCCCGCAGAGCGCCGGCTTTGGCCAGCAGGATGCCATCGCCGCCGATTCTGCTGCTGATGCTAG GGAACAAGAGCCTGAGAAGCGTCAGCTGACCATCTTCTATGGTGGGAAGGTGCTCGTGTTCAACGACTTCCCAGCCGACAAGGCAAAGGGCTTGATGCAGCTGGCTAGCAAGGGCAGCCCGGTGGCTCCTCAGAATGCCGCGGCACCTGCACCAGCAGCTGTTACAGACAACACCAAGGCCCCTATGGCCGTGCCGGCCCCGGTCAGTAGCTTGCCTACAGCTCAGGCCGATGCTCAGAAGCCTGCTCGCGCGAATGCTTCTG ATATGCCTATTGCTAGGAAGGCATCACTCCACAGGTTCCTTGAGAAGAGAAAGGATCG TCTTAATGCAAAGACGCCATACCAGGCTTCTCCTTCAGATGCAACCCCAGTCAAGAAGGAGCCTGAGAGCCAGCCATGGCTCGGACTAGGGCCGAACGCCGTCGTGAAGCCCATAGAACGCGGCCAATGA